The following coding sequences lie in one Apium graveolens cultivar Ventura chromosome 1, ASM990537v1, whole genome shotgun sequence genomic window:
- the LOC141704041 gene encoding uncharacterized protein LOC141704041: protein MIVEELDPGTAGPTQVKKLTAEVAADPSTHDDRELPKQPALKLKCLFPPPEAPPEDQFLGLKDSLQRDRKRKAVSDQHEELEFLEREAQRLQAKLERKREIHRLRRELQQTTIQNEGQDDEFYDEDDAEYEYEPSAESTYSQPRERRQRTVSSADVSHQTESTESISHEEFAKMQEEIAQMRTLMRNQAGFETVSESPLSLVLEKARIDRTLKTPALDHFDGSSDPLAFLNTFDGRMAFFGHSEIARCQFFSTCLQGTALRWYSNLPPRSIDSWTTLKSKFQARFSSNYKGIKVTASLMTMHQRSGESLRSFLTRFREEIAEIPDLIEQMAVNFLTAGIDKSRHGLLLEEIFEKRPKTLQAAFQIIEHRMMLQEAVSCIQSPRRSSKYERRRSYSPRSPARERRRERRRSPPPRTSDLPPRDRRERDWQPHNRSEKEFTKLNTEKTTILAVLKTEPDYRPPRPMKPGRPPSSRYCEYHEDTGHTTEQCFQLSNLIEGKICRGQLVHYVQHDDEPRRQHRGENDRVIDVIFGGVAAGGLSHNSRKIYAREVFNVNPSTAKRPRVNPSLVISFSDDDYRPGLIEGHQDALVITTRVGNNTVKKMLVDNGSSVDVLYHHAFSRMDIGDRRLENSRTPLYGFTGNEVHVVGTIDMPVLFGSPPCQIWKMVKFHVISASSSFNAILGRTTITALRAITSISHLKMKFPTDFGVGEMIGDQVTARQCYLTTVSPRKKTEEELEVNQVLDIDPRELVDSSTSNSCSPLEETEDIEVFEGNPDKTTRIGKNLSSDLKRDITNLIREFSDIFAWIPRDMPGIPETTARHSLHISKDTRPVRQKQRIFSAEKRAAIDQEVDRLLDAGFIEPVQFPTWISNVVLVKKSNGKWRMCIDYSDVNRACPKDFYPLPNIDQLIDATAGNELLSFMDAFSGYNQIKMDSHDWQQTAFITHRGVFEYKVMSFGLINAGATFQQTMDKIFSSQIGRNMLIYVDDMITKSKATSDHVTDLRETFTNARANNMRLNPAKGSFGLTAGKFLGFLVTQKGIEADPAQTKAILEMSKPRSIKDLQKLTGCIAALRRFIPQSSKRCLPFFSAMKKASRSSQFEWNEDCEKNFTELKMFLTNPPVLTRPLTGEPLRVYLSASDETVAAVLVRVDEGKDIPVYYISHSLRDAETRYPQVEKLVYALVVASRKLRHYFQAREIHVLTNLPLKRILHKPDITGRLAAWTIELSQFYIEYKPRTAIKAQVLSDFVAECQFQSKTHKPEEDQSRPWLLFVDGSSTSGSGGAGVILISPGGFKIQQALKFGFSATNNVAEYEALIAGLKLASDLEAEVIDIFGDSQLVCKQISGEFKTHNERMARYLTRTQELLSKFPSWKMSNIDREENQWADSLAKLASSCLPTNLNPTYVDILETPSIDEISVNQIQARFDWRQPFLEYIIDNKLPEHKSKARTLMFKARNYCVVGSELYRRALSEPLLRCLSPEEAL, encoded by the exons ATGATTGTAGAAGAGCTTGATCCGGGAACCGCCGGACCAACTCAGGTAAAGAAGTTGACGGCAGAAGTTGCCGCTGACCCCTCGACCCACGACGATCGCGAGCTTCCAAAACAACCGGCATTGAAGCTGAAGTGTCTGTTCCCTCCACCTGAGGCTCCTCCAGAAGATCAATTTCTAGGATTGAAGGACTCTCTCCAAAGGGACAGAAAAAGAAAAGCTGTGTCAGACCAGC ATGAAGAACTCGAGTTTCTAGAGCGCGAAGCTCAGAGATTGCAGGCTAAACTTGAGCGAAAACGTGAGATTCACCGTCTCCGTCGAGAGCTCCAACAAACTACAATTCAAAATGAAGGACAAGATGATGAATTTTATGATGAGGATGATGCGGAGTACGAATATGAGCCCTCGGCGGAGTCAACATATTCGCAACCTCGCGAACGTCGACAGAGGACAGTGTCATCTGCCGATGTCTCACATCAGACAGAATCCACAGAATCTATATCTCACGAGGAGTTCGCTAAAATGCAGGAAGAAATCGCCCAGATGCGTACCTTGATGAGAAATCAGGCAGGGTTTGAAACCGTTTCTGAGAGCCCCCTATCGTTAGTGCTTGAGAAGGCGCGCATCGACAGGACGTTGAAAACGCCTGCTCTCGATCATTTCGACGGATCCTCGGACCCGTTAGCATTTCTAAATACATTTGACGGCCGCATGGCTTTCTTCGGCCACTCGGAGATCGCTAGGTGTCAGTTCTTCTCCACTTGCCTTCAAGGCACGGCTCTCCGATGGTACAGTAACTTGCCACCTCGGTCAATCGACTCGTGGACAACTCTGAAAAGCAAGTTTCAAGCTCGATTTTCCAGCAActacaaaggaatcaaagttacTGCATCCTTGATGACAATGCATCAACGCTCCGGCGAAAGTCTCAGGAGTTTTCTAACCCGGTTCAGGGAAGAAATAGCAGAAATTCCAGACTTAATAGAACAGATGGCTGTCAATTTCCTGACAGCGGGCATCGATAAGTCTAGGCATGGCCTCCTTTTAGAAGAGATCTTTGAAAAAAGGCCGAAAACACTACAGGCTGCGTTCCAGATTATAGAACACCGCATGATGCTTCAAGAAGCGGTAAGCTGTATACAATCTCCACGGAGGTCGTCAAAGTACGAACGACGCCGAAGCTACAGTCCACGATCCCCTGCGAGGGAAAGGCGCCGAGAGCGACGTAGGTCGCCCCCGCCTCGCACATCGGACCTCCCCCCGAGGGATAGAAGAGAAAGGGATTGGCAACCCCACAATCGATCTGAAAAAGAGTTCACGAAACTCAATACTGAGAAAACGACAATTTTGGCGGTGTTAAAAACGGAACCGGACTATCGCCCTCCAAGACCCATGAAACCAGGAAGACCCCCAAGCTCCAGATATTGTGAATATCATGAAGATACCGGCCATACAACAGAGCAATGTTTTCAACTAAGCAATCTCATCGAAGGAAAAATTTGTCGAGGGCAACTAGTCCACTATGTGCAACACGATGATGAACCCAGACGTCAGCATCGAGGCGAAAACGACCGTGTAATCGACGTTATTTTTGGCGGCGTAGCCGCCGGGGGTCTCTCCCACAACTCTCGCAAGATTTATGCTCGAGAAGTCTTTAATGTCAATCCCTCGACAGCTAAACGCCCTCGAGTGAATCCCTCCCTGGTCATCTCTTTCTCGGATGACGATTATCGTCCCGGTCTCATCGAAGGTCATCAAGATGCTCTCGTCATCACAACACGTGTGGGAAACAATACGGTTAAGAAAATGTTGGTCGATAATGGTAGCTCCGTCGACGTGTTATATCACCATGCTTTTTCCCGAATGGACATAGGAGATCGAAGACTCGAAAACTCCCGAACCCCGCTATACGGGTTCACAGGCAATGAGGTTCACGTTGTAGGAACCATCGATATGCCAGTGCTTTTCGGTTCCCCTCCCTGTCAGATTTGGAAAATGGTCAAATTCCATGTGATTAGCGCTTCCTCAAGCTTCAACGCCATTTTGGGACGAACAACGATCACCGCGCTCCGAGCTATAACATCTATCTCCCACTTGAAAATGAAGTTTCCCACAGATTTCGGCGTGGGAGAAATGATTGGTGATCAAGTAACAGCAAGACAATGCTATCTAACCACCGTTTCTCCAAGAAAAAAGACAGAGGAAGAGCTAGAAGTCAATCAAGTACTAGATATCGACCCAAGAGAATTGGTTGACTCATCCACAAGCAATTCATGCTCCCCTCTCGAAGAAACAGAAGATATAGAAGTATTTGAAGGAAACCCAGATAAAACAACAAGAATTGGCAAAAACCTCTCATCAGATCTCAAAAGAGATATCACAAACCTCATTCGGGAATTCTCCGACATTTTCGCTTGGATCCCGAGAGACATGCCTGGCATCCCAGAGACCACTGCTCGACATTCGCTGCACATCAGTAAAGACACCAGGCCTGTGCGCCAGAAACAACGTATATTCTCGGCCGAGAAAAGAGCAGCCATCGACCAAGAGGTCGACAGACTCCTCGACGCCGGTTTCATCGAGCCCGTGCAATTCCCCACGTGGATATCAAACGTAGTTCTGGTTAAGAAAAGCAATGGGAAGTGGAGAATGTGCATTGATTATTCAGATGTGAATAGGGCGTGCCCTAAAGATTTTTACCCTTTGCCCAATATCGACCAACTCATCGACGCCACAGCGGGAAACGAACTCCTGTCCTTTATGGACGCCTTTTCGGGGTATAATCAAATTAAGATGGATTCCCATGACTGGCAACAAACTGCTTTCATCACTCATAGAGGGGTCTTTGAATACAAAGTAATGTCCTTCGGATTAATCAACGCGGGTGCTACTTTTCAGCAGACAATGGATAAAATATTCTCTTCGCAGATAGGAAGAAACATGCTAATATACGTCGATGACATGATCACAAAGTCAAAAGCTACCTCCGACCACGTGACAGACCTTCGAGAAACGTTCACCAATGCAAGGGCAAATAACATGCGACTGAACCCGGCAAAGGGTTCATTCGGCCTTACTGCAGGTAAATTTTTGGGATTCCTTGTTACCCAGAAAGGCATCGAGGCCGATCCAGCTCAGACAAAAGCCATCCTAGAAATGAGCAAACCAAGATCCATTAAAGACTTACAAAAACTCACAGGGTGTATAGCCGCACTTCGAAGGTTCATTCCTCAATCTTCAAAGAGATGCCTCCCGTTTTTCTCTGCAATGAAAAAAGCTTCCAGGTCATCGCAGTTTGAATGGAACGAAGACTGTGAAAAGAATTTCACGGAGCTAAAGATGTTTTTGACAAATCCTCCAGTTTTAACACGACCCTTAACAGGTGAGCCGCTACGGGTATATCTCTCAGCTTCCGACGAAACGGTCGCGGCAGTATTGGTCCGTGTCGATGAGGGAAAAGATATTCCTGTATATTACATCAGCCACTCACTACGAGACGCGGAAACAAGGTACCCTCAAGTCGAGAAACTCGTATACGCTCTCGTTGTCGCGAGTCGTAAGCTACGCCATTATTTTCAAGCGAGAGAAATCCATGTCCTGACCAATCTCCCTCTGAAAAGAATCCTGCACAAGCCCGACATAACAGGCAGGCTCGCAGCTTGGACCATCGAGTTAAGCCAGTTCTACATCGAGTATAAACCTCGAACGGCGATCAAGGCCCAAGTTCTCTCAGATTTCGTCGCCGAATGCCAGTTCCAATCCAAGACGCACAAACCTGAAGAGGACCAGTCTCGTCCGTGGCTTCTGTTCGTTGATGGTTCCTCGACGTCCGGCTCTGGAGGAGCAGGGGTCATATTAATCAGCCCAGGAGGATTCAAAATTCAGCAGGCTCTTAAGTTCGGGTTCTCCGCCACAAACAACGTGGCCGAGTACGAGGCACTCATTGCCGGTCTAAAACTCGCATCCGATCTCGAAGCAGAGGTCATTGACATATTTGGGGATTCTCAGTTGGTTTGCAAACAAATAAGTGGCGAATTTAAGACGCATAATGAAAGGATGGCCCGATATTTAACAAGAACACAAGAGCTTCTTAGCAAATTCCCTTCATGGAAAATGTCAAACATCGACAGGGAGGAAAACCAGTGGGCAGACTCTCTAGCTAAACTAGCCTCTTCCTGTCTCCCCACTAATCTCAACCCAACATACGTCGACATTTTGGAAACCCCCTCTATCGACGAAATATCAGTCAATCAAATCCAGGCTAGGTTCGATTGGCGCCAACCCTTCCTTGAGTACATTATTGACAACAAGTTGCCTGAGCATAAGTCCAAAGCCCGCACTCTCATGTTCAAAGCCAGGAACTACTGTGTTGTGGGTTCGGAGTTATACCGACGTGCCCTCTCTGAGCCTCTGCTCCGTTGCTTGTCTCCAGAAGAGGCTCTCTAA
- the LOC141666093 gene encoding factor of DNA methylation 1-like: MSLSRLLDEKDRLHQDFLEETRRMQRMSRDHIQRVLAEQELLSSDLERKKKQLDSWSRQLNRRETRTELDRLKLDEEKNKNDARNCSLQLASMEQRKADENFLRLVEEQQREKEEALKDILRLERELDEKQKLEMEIQELKRKLQVMKHLGNEDDEALQSKMKELEEELEEKEDQRNDVESLNQTLLTKERQSNDELQEARKKLIKGLEEILSAPAQM, encoded by the exons ATGTCCCTTAGCAGGTTGCTCGATGAAAAAGACAGATTGCACCAAGATTTTCTTGAAG AAACTAGGAGGATGCAACGGATGTCCAGAGATCACATTCAGAGAGTTTTGGCTGAACAAGAGTTGCTTAGCTCGGATTTGGAAAGGAAGAAAAAGCAACTTGATTCGTGGAGCAGGCAGTTGAACAGGCGTGAAACACGAACTGAACTTGACAGGCTAAAGCTTGACGAGGAGAAGAATAAG AATGATGCAAGGAACTGTTCGCTTCAACTAGCTTCAATGGAGCAGAGAAAGGCTGATGAAAATTTCTTAAGGTTGGTGGAGGAGCAGCAG AGGGAGAAGGAGGAGGCCTTGAAAGACATACTGAGATTAGAGAGGGAGCTAGATGAAAAACAGAAACTTGAGATGGAAATTCAAGAATTGAAAAGGAAGTTACAAGTGATGAAGCATCTAGGAAATGAAGATGATGAAGCTCTGCAAAGCAAGATGAAAGAGTTGGAAGAAGAATTGGAAGAGAAAGAGGATCAAAGGAATGACGTGGAAAGTTTGAACCAGACTCTTCTTACTAAAGAGCGTCAGAGTAACGATGAGCTTCAAGAAGCTCGTAAGAAATTAATTAAG GGACTGGAAGAGATCTTGAGCGCTCCCGCACAAATGTAA